The following are from one region of the Coturnix japonica isolate 7356 chromosome 23, Coturnix japonica 2.1, whole genome shotgun sequence genome:
- the LOC107323837 gene encoding LOW QUALITY PROTEIN: platelet-activating factor receptor-like (The sequence of the model RefSeq protein was modified relative to this genomic sequence to represent the inferred CDS: deleted 1 base in 1 codon), which translates to MGAQQSRGISITPHSTELEPVQQLRVLLSAAQPHGHSAAVPAALRARHAGCMDGGLGGGWEGKIVPAEPSQALCCVLSLQDPGMNISAPADCVPSDPVQFVLLPVVYCLVLCVGLPGNLAALLVFLQHGKVRKAVRIYLINLTMADILFNLTLPLWIPYYLAGGDWLLPEAACRLAGAAYYLATYSSVTFMALISLDRLSAVQRALPLVGHHGALLACGAAWLLGLGCAAPALIAPQTSPARAGATACFEQHTRQQVYAYAMVAFFAVAFMVVLGSYTSIACSLSSATIPSPGSHRQQARAMVLGMLLVFAVCVAPYHLMLAPWVGSRPPTPPCGPPAALDVLHVLSVALLSLNSCLDPLVYCFCIRRFRADLRQTLRAATRCLPLSPSAPHGSAPSGRAISFTST; encoded by the exons ATGGGGGCACAACAGAGCAGGGGGATCAGCATTAcaccccacagcactgagctggagcCAGTACAGCAGCTCCgggtgctgctgtctgcagctcagccccatggccacagtgcagctgtgccTGCCGCTCTCAGAGCACGCCATGCTGGCTGCATGGATGGAGGCCTgggaggg gggtgggaggggaagatTGTCCCTGCGGAGCCAAGCCAAGCCTTGTGCTGCGTGCTGTCTCTGCAGGACCCTGGGATGAACATCTCGGCGCCGGCTGATTGCGTGCCCAGCGACCCGGtgcagtttgtgctgctgcCCGTCGTGTATTGCCTGGTGCTGTGCGTGGGGCTGCCGGGCaacctggctgctctgctggtcTTCCTGCAACACGGCAAAGTACGCAAAGCCGTCCGCATCTACCTCATCAACCTGACCATGGCCGACATCCTCTTCAACCTCACGCTGCCCCTCTGGATCCCCTATTACCTGGCCGGGGGGGACTGGCTGCTGCCGGAGGCCGCGTGCCGCCTGGCTGGTGCTGCTTATTACCTGGCGACCTACAGCTCCGTCACCTTCATGGCTCTTATCAGCCTGGACCGGCTCAGTGCGGTGCAGCGGGCGCTGCCGTTGGTGGGGCACCATGGGGCGTTGTTGGCGTGCGGTGCAGCGTGGCTGCTGggcctgggctgtgctgcaccagcTCTCATCGCCCCACAAACCTCACCAGCACGTGCTGGTGCCACCGCCTGCTTCGAGCAGCACACACGGCAGCAGGTCTATGCCTACGCCATGGtggctttctttgctgttgcCTTCATGGTGGTGCTGGGCTCTTACACCTCCATCGCCTGCTCGCTGTCCAGTGCCACCATCCCCTCCCCGGGCTCGCACAGGCAGCAGGCTCGTGCCatggtgctggggatgctgctggtgtTTGCGGTGTGTGTGGCCCCCTACCACCTGATGTTGGCCCCCTGGGTGGGCAGTCGGCCCCCCACGCCGCCCTGTGGCCCCCCGGCTGCCCTGGATGTGCTGCACGTGCTGAGCGTGGCCCTGCTCAGCCTCAACAGCTGCCTCGACCCCCTCGTCTACTGCTTCTGCATCCGACGCTTCCGCGCTGACCTGAGACAGACGCTGCGTGCAGCCACTCGTTGCCTCCCCCTGTCCCCATCTGCCCCCCATGGATCAGCTCCCAGCGGCCGCGCCATCTCCTTCACCTCCACgtag
- the TMEM35B gene encoding transmembrane protein 35B isoform X2, translating to MAAPFRALRILLGLFFLLAGSVKLSDRLSADAHRHMEQFVRFAEVFPLKDFGFAPSPGSYLAAVGAVEALAGLLLAFGPQLLQEISNFVLSVVMIGAIYTLLVLREPLAMCAPATLSLGLLLLLNVRGHAAPTKTKEE from the exons ATGGCGGCTCCGTTCCGTGCTCTGCGGATCCTCCTGgggcttttcttccttctcgCGGGCTCCGTGAAGCTCTCGGACCGGCTCTCGGCCGACGCTCACCGCCATATG GAGCAGTTCGTGCGCTTCGCAGAGGTTTTCCCCCTTAAGGACTTCGGTTTCGCCCCCTCTCCCGGCTCGTACCTGGCTGCCGTCGGGGCGGTGGAGGCGTTGGCCGGGCTGCTCCTCGCCTTCGGGCCGCAACTGCTGCAGGAGATCAGCAACTTCGTGCTCAGCGTCGTCATGATCG GTGCCATCTACACGCTGCTGGTGCTGCGGGAGCCGCTGGCCATGTGCGCCCCCGCCACGCTGAGCCtcgggctgctgctgctgctcaacGTCCGCGGACACGCAGCCCCCACCAAGACCAAGGAGGAgtga
- the TMEM35B gene encoding transmembrane protein 35B isoform X1, which yields MAAPFRALRILLGLFFLLAGSVKLSDRLSADAHRHMQEQFVRFAEVFPLKDFGFAPSPGSYLAAVGAVEALAGLLLAFGPQLLQEISNFVLSVVMIGAIYTLLVLREPLAMCAPATLSLGLLLLLNVRGHAAPTKTKEE from the exons ATGGCGGCTCCGTTCCGTGCTCTGCGGATCCTCCTGgggcttttcttccttctcgCGGGCTCCGTGAAGCTCTCGGACCGGCTCTCGGCCGACGCTCACCGCCATATG CAGGAGCAGTTCGTGCGCTTCGCAGAGGTTTTCCCCCTTAAGGACTTCGGTTTCGCCCCCTCTCCCGGCTCGTACCTGGCTGCCGTCGGGGCGGTGGAGGCGTTGGCCGGGCTGCTCCTCGCCTTCGGGCCGCAACTGCTGCAGGAGATCAGCAACTTCGTGCTCAGCGTCGTCATGATCG GTGCCATCTACACGCTGCTGGTGCTGCGGGAGCCGCTGGCCATGTGCGCCCCCGCCACGCTGAGCCtcgggctgctgctgctgctcaacGTCCGCGGACACGCAGCCCCCACCAAGACCAAGGAGGAgtga